ATAGCTGGGAGATGAGAGTATGAAGAACAGAATCCGTATTCTGGCCGCACTCCTTGTCATCGCCGCCCTGGCCCTGCCAGCGGGGGCGTTTACCGCCGATCGTCTTGACATTGCGATCGAGGAGAACGGTACGGCGACGATCACCTTTGACTACACCCTCTCGTGGATCGAGGACGTCGCCGTCTTTTTCAGGATTGCGGACCCGGCGGACGAACTGAAATCGGCGCTCGAGACCTTTTCAGGCCGCAGTGTTGATGTGGTCTCGGTGAGCGACCGTTCGGCGACCTTCAGCGTCGAATCGTTTGTGCATATCGCCGAAAAGGGCAATGAGACCATATACACAACGCCGTCGATCAACCTCACGCAGTCTGAGGAGGCCCTGAAGGACTACTGGTTCGCCCCGCTGATCGATGCCGATTTCTCACCGGCCGTGACCGTGATCACCTTCCCGGACGGCAGTCAGCAGGTCTATGAAAACATTGCAGAAATACCGAAAACCTCAAAATCTCTCTAATTTTTCCGCCGGCCATCTGACCAGGCCCGGCACATTTTTTTCCACGCCCTCCCGGATTCCGGGTTCCCGTTCAAAGTCCGGCAATCAGGAAGGCGGCACCGGCGCACACACAGGAAACCAGGAAGAGGGGCAGCGAGTAGTGTTTCAGCACCATCTCTGCCGGATCGTTGGTCGTGCGGCGGATCAGCCAGAAATAGGGATCACTGAACGCCGAGACCGAGAGGCATCCGGCGGCGACCAGCAGCACGAGCGACGCAGGGGATCCGCTCCAGACAGAACCGGACGCAGAGATGAACTCGGCAGTGATGACGGCTGTCACGACCCTCGATCCCTGTGCCGCCTGCACAATGGCGGCAATACAGAACGGGAGGATGAATGGCGGTATCATCCCCTGAGGAATGGCGGCGACCTCCACCGGGAGACCGCTGGCGATGATCACCGCCCCGAAGGCACCGGCCCCGCAGAGGTCATATATGATGATCCCGGCATGACGGACACCCTTTCCGAGCATATCCGCCCTCAAATCTCCAGGGACAAGGAAAAGGGCTGCACCCATGCCGATGAGAAGAAATGCGGCCACGGACTCTGATCCAAACACCGGATGGACCACCGCCAGTGCCGCACAGCCGAGCGGGATCAGGATCGTCAGCCATGCAGACCGTCCAGAACCGGAAACCGCCGTTTCCTCTCCGGGGGAACCACGGGGTGCACCGCCCATCCAGACGATCACTGCCAGCAGGGCGAGGGCGAGGGGGATGCAGACGGCACTGTAGGACACGGCATCAAAACCGGCAACAGATCCGGCGACCGCGAGGGTCACCGGCGTCGGGAAAATCAGCGTGAACGAGAGCACACTGCCGATAGCCGCTGCATACATCGCCGTTCTTCGATCCTGAAGGCATGAGAGGAGGGGCGATACGACGATGAACGCCGTGATGCAGCACATGAAGGGGACCGCAAACAGGAACCCCGCAATTCCTCCGATCGCCGACGGTCGGCGGGTGAACCGCTCGATGTCCTGGAGGATCCGCTCCCGATTGCCCTCTCGCCCGACAACCACGGCGATGACCGAACCGGCGAACACGATCGGACCGAGAAGAGCAAAGATTGTTCCTGCACCCTGTGCAGCCGTGGCGACCACCGAAGACGCCGGCAGTCCTGCCATCAGACCATAGAGCACGGCGGACGAGAACAGGGCGATGAACGGGTTCAGACGGAACCTGATTGTCGCCACGGCGAGCAGCGCCAGCACGATCGCAATGGCGGGAAGGGTCTGCACCAGGAATAGTGGGCCCCGCCCCCTATATGATGATTGCCGGGGTATCTACCGGGAAATTTCGCGGCAGGCGACCCGGGGGACCGTGATCACGAACCGCACGCCCTCCCCGGCCCGGCCCTCCTCGGTCATCGAAAGACCAGTGATCGAGAGGATCTCACGGGAGAGGAAGAGCCCGAATCCGGTGTTTTTCCCATAGCCACGCTTGAAAAGCAGCGGCTTTTCATTGTCGGGGATGCCGACGCCATCATCCTCATAGATGATCCTGAGGTCTCCTTTGTCCTGTTTGGCCGAGAACCTGAGACGGTGCACATGCCCGCCATGCCTGAGGGAATTATCGATCAGGTTCTCGATGACCCGGATGAGCATCGGATCGGCATAGATCTCGTAACCCTCAAGGTCAATTGTAACCTCAAGGTCTTTTGATCCGACATGGGCCACCGCACTCCGGGTCACCCCCCCGATGTCCTGCCAGACCGGGGCCTTCACCCCGATGTCCTGGTACTCCTTGGTGAAGGTGATCAGGCGCCGGATGTTATAGGCGGCCAGCTCTTCCTTGCCGACGATCTCCAGGTGCGACGGATCGGTGATGGTCGTCTTCTCGATCTCGATGTAGCCAAGGAGGGCGGTGAGCCAGTTGAGGATGTCGTGTCTGGTGATGCTGTTGAGGATGTTCAGTTTTTTGTTTGCCTGCTGGAGCGCTTCTTCCATCCTTTTTCGACCGGTGATGTCGGTGAGCTGCTCGATGATCAGCCGCACCTCGCCGTCCGGGCCGACGACCGGGTTGCTCCGGCAGATGAAATACCGCCCGATCTCCGGGATGTAGCGCTCGACCTGTGCAATTTTTTTGCTTTTCAGCGCTGCAACCGTGGCACAGGGGTCACAGATCCGGGAGCGCCCGAGCAACTCATAGCACCGTCTTCCCGCCACTTCATCGGGGGAGATATTAAGGAGGTCGTAGCCGGCCCGGTTATAACGGACAATCGTATGATCCGGTTTCTGGACGGCGATAACGTCCTGAATGGCATCGATCACACCTTCCAGGAGTTCTTTTGAGGACCGCAGCTCCTCTTCGACCTTCTTCTTCCAGCGGATATCCCGGATCATCCCTTCAACGCCGACCGCCACACCATCGTCGTCCGTCCAGGGATGACAGCTCGCCGAGACCTTGATCGGTCGTCTGTCGATGGTCATGAGTTCAAACTCCCAGTCGGTGATCGATCCCTTTGCGCGGATTTCCGCCACCATCTGGTCCCAGATGCCGGGATCAGGGAAGAGTCGATCGACGATGTTCATCCCCTCCATCGATTCAGGGGACGAGAACCCGAAGAGGGAGGCACCCGATGGACTGATCATCAGGAGACGACCCGAGAAATCCGTCCTGAGAAACACATCCTGCAGGTCCTCGATCACCGTCCGGTAGGTCCTTTCGCTGGTCTTCAGGTCCAGTTCCGCCTGCCTGATGGTGGTGAGATCGTCATAGACCACCCCGACGGTGTCTGAGGGGAGGCGGAAGAAGTATCCCTCCCGCCAGAACACAATATTTCCCCTGTCCTTTCTGACAAAGGGGATATGTTCGGGGATGCCGGTCTGATGCACCCGCTGGATCGCCTGAATCAGACCGAATTCACGAGCCATAGGCATGACCTGGTCGAGGTGCCGGCCGATCACCTTGTCGCGATCGATGCCGTCGATCCGTTCGGCAGCGAGGTTGAGGTCCTGGACGATCACCTCGCCGTCGTCGATCGTCAAGATGGCCATGCCGCTTCGCATGTTATTGAAGATCTCCCGGTACCTGATCTCGCTGTCGATGACCGCCTCACGGGCCTTTTTCTGTGCCGTGATATCGAATACCAGGCCCACGACGCCGATCACCTTCCCGCCGGCACCATGGATCGGTGTCCTGGATGCGGTAAACCATAACGAACGGCCCGAGGGTGTCCGGGCCTTCATCTCCACCGAGAGGTCACGGCGTCCGGTGAGAATGACACGCCGGTCCGCCTCATCAAACACCGATGCAAATTCTCGATCAAAGAGATCATATACGGTTTTTCCGATGATGGACGCCTCATCGAGGTCGACGATGGCGGCGTACGCCGGGTTCACCGAGAGGTATTTTCCGTCCGTGTCGCGAAGATAGACCCCGGCAGGCACATTGGAAAAGATAATGGACGACATTTCGTCCTTATCCCTGAGCGCTGCCTCCACATGCTCGAGCTCGTTCAGGAGGCGCCCCTGGAGCAGCACCTTCATGCCAAGATCCGAGAACCGGGCTGCAAGAGAGGCGAGAAATCCGGCAGCCATGGAAAACGTCCTCAGGGATACACGCGGAAGGGCGTTTGCGGCGGCAATGAGCGCCTCTCCGTCCACCCCGATCGAACGGGCATACGCCCTCACCTGATCCGGGTCAGGGGCGGCGGTGGTGGCGGGGCAGAGCACCCAGTAACCCATCGTCTGTCCTTCAATAATAAACGGGGCAGCGGCGACAATCGTGCCTTCAAAACAGAGATCCTGCTTGATACAGAGAGAATCACCGATATCTTCAAGAAAGTCCATGAAGGGAAACGGTTTTTTGGCACCTGATCCGGACACGATATTGCAAAAATCGCTCCTTTCCAGTGCTTCAAAAACCGGTGCCCTGTCCGGGCCCAGGATCATCGACCGGATCCCTATCAGGTCAAACAGGTTCCGCTGGACCTCCATGACCCCCTCGCCGTCGATCACGTCAGGAAAGGTCACTTCATCGAGATCAGCGGCAGGTCTGGTGAGAGCGGAAAGACGGGACCGAAGCCCGCTCTCGGCAGTTCTCCGTTCGGTGATGTTATCGATGATCGTGGCGAACTGATTCAATGCCGGGGAAAAAGCCGAGACATCAAACCAGCGGCCGAGGCTCCGGGAATATCGTTCAAAACGGACCGGAACACCGGTCATGGCGACCCGCGCATAATCCTCGATCCATGTCCCTTCGATATCAGGGAGCACCTCCCGGACTGTTCTGCCGATGATCTCGTCCGCCCTCAGGCCGGTGTGATTTTCAAACGAAGGATTGACTGCAAGGAAACGGTAATCGATCGGTGTCCCGGCGTCGTCGAAGACCAGTTCATGGAGAGCGAAACCGTTGAGCATATGCTCAAAAAGGTCAAGATACTCGTTTTCCCGCCGTTCAAGCTGCTTTTCAGCCTGATTTTTCTTCACGACCTGCAGAATGATATGCCTGAGTTCTGCAAACTGGATATTTGGACTCCCCCCCTTTCTGAGATAGTGGGCGGCGCCGTTGTTGAGGGCGTCGATCACCACCTCCTCGCGGCCCCGTCCGGTGAAGATGATCAGCGGGACATCCGAACCCTCCGCATTGAGGGTTTTCAGGAGATCGATGCCGTTCATGCCGGGCATTTCAAAATCGGCAACAACAACATCAAAGTGACCGGCGTGGAATATAGAGAGGGCATCTTCTCCTGAAAGTGCAGTTGTGACACTGATATCACCGTCCCGCTCCAGAAAAACTCTGGCGATCTCGCAGAGGGCCGGTTCATCATCGACAAGGAGCACTGAGTACATTGAGGGGGACCTCTGAAACAATTTATTGGAGTTCAGATTGGAAGAACATTCGCATTCTGTCTGCAGCGATCGACAGGAGATGAAAAATCCATGCTACGCATGAAACAGGAATATAGGGCACTCGAGCCGCCAAAAATCGATTCCGAGAGAGTGTACCCCCTGTAAATCTTAATGAGGTCATCCCAAAACCCGGTAGATCATGATGCCACATGCAAAGAGGACGAGTCCGATGAATGATCCCTCTTTTCGTTCATGCCCGGGGATGATTTTCTTAAACGCTTCAATCCAACTGAAAAATCGTTCAATAGCTCCCCTTTTCTTGTAAAGATCCAAATCGAAGTGTACGGCGAGGCGACCGGTTTTGATGTCGAATCCATGCGGTGGATCGCCGACAGGGAAGGTTTCGACGTCGAGTTCAAGCAGGTTTCCTGGGACGGCATCATCCCGGTCCTGCTTTCCGGGAACATCGACCTCGTCTACTCGGGCATGACCATCACCGAGGAGCGCATGGAGAAGGTGAACTTCTCACACCCCTGCTGGACGGTCAACCAGACCGTGATCGTGGTCGAAGACTCGCCCTGACGATGGACGACGTCTATGCCAGCGCGGCTGCACTGCCGAGATCTGGATGGAGGAGAACCTCATCGAAACCGGCATCATCGCGGGCAAGACGATCAAGAAGATCGGATCGGTGTTCACCAACGAGCAGTTCGGCATCGCCGTCAGGAAGGACGACGCCGAACTCCGGAACAAGGTCAACAACGGTCTCGATGCCCTGATGGTAGATCCCTGCTGGCAGGAGCTCAATCCAGAAGTACAACATGGAGTGATCCCTCCCGGGATCTCTCCCTTTTTTCTCTGAACCGGATCAGACATACCGGCCCTGCACTGGGCCGTGAAGACCAGGTTTTTATTCTGAAAGTCCGATTGCTCCGCCATGTTCATTGTCGGACACCGGGGTGCACGCGCCCGTGCCCCCGAAAACACCCTGCGGGCACTGGAGAGGGGGATCGGGTGTGCGGATGTTGTCGAGGTGGACGTCCGTCTGAGCCGGGACAGGGTTCCGGTGGTGATCCATGACGCGACGCTGGAGCGGACGACGGACGGCAGGGGGGCGGTGGGGAGGTTTACGGCCAACGAACTCGCCCGTCTCGATGCCGGGGAGGGCGAGAAGATTCCCCTCCTCGAGGAGGCGGTCGCATGCGCCGCCGGACGCGCTGGTCTGTTCGTGGAGATCAAGGAGAGGGGCAGCGAGGAGGCGGTCTGCCGCACCCTCAGGGATCATCCGCTCGACACGATCGTTGTGGTCTCGTTCCACAGGGAGAGCATCGAGCGGGTGCGGGCACTGCTGCCCGGGCTCCGGACCGGTCTGATCTCCTCGCGGTCTGATCCTGACCCGGTGGAGACGGCCGCCGCCATCGGCGCCGACGCCGTTCTCCCCGGAAAGGACCTCCTGACTGCGGATCTCGTCGGCAGGGCGCATCACAGGGGCCTCATCGTCATCCCCTGGGTGCTCAATTCTGCCGATGAGGTGGCGAAGGCCGGGAGGTTGGGAGCGGACGGGTTCGCCACCGACGATCCCTGCGCCGCCCGGGGGTGGCTGACGCCCCCTGAGATACCTTTATAGGGTGTCAACCGGATTTCGCCATCACCGGGGGGACGGGATGAGCGGCGATATCACACCGTCACGTGAGGTCGACTGCATCGGGCTCTACTGCCCGATGCCGATCGCGGTGACGAAAGAGGAGATCGAGCAGATCGAGGTGGGCGAGGTGCTCAGGGTCGAGGCCGACGATCCTGCCGCCGAGGAGGACATCCTGCGGTGGGCCCGCCGTGCAGGCCATGAGATCGTGAAGTTCGAGAAGGAGGAGGGAATATTGACCTTTTATATCAGGAGATTGCGGTGAGGGGGTAAAATGGCGGGCATACTCTATGTGCAGACGAGCGGGACCGACACGCCCGAACGCCTCTATGCGCCGTTTATCCTGGGTATGACAGCGGCGGCGATGGATATCGAGGCGACGATATTCTTCATGATCAGGGGGGTCACCGCCGTCAGGGCCGGGGAGGCCGAGAAGATCAGGATCGGGACCTTTCCCCCGCTCTCAGAGGTGATGCGGCAGGCGCTGGACGCCGGGGTGCGGATCTATATCTGCGAGCAGAGCACGCAGCTCCTGGGCATACCGAGGGGCGATTTCATCCCCGAAGGCACGATCGCCGGGGGGGCGACCCTGAACGACCTGGCGCTCGATGCCGATGCCGTGCTGACGTTCTGAGGTGAGGAGGGATGGTCTACCTGGATCATGCGGCGGCCTCGCCGGTCGATCCGCGGGTGCTTGCGTTCTGCAGCCGTTATCTTGCCGGGGACTACGGCAACCCCTCGGCCCTCTATTCGCTCGGCCTCTCCGCACGGCAGGCGCTCGAGGAGGCGCGGGAGAGGGTGGCCGCCCTGATCCATGCGGAGAGCCCGAAATCGATCGTCTTCACCGGCAGCGCCACCGAGTCCAATAACCTGGCCATCAGGGGGACGGCGCTCAGGAACAGAAAGGAGGGGACGCACCTGATCGTCAGCGCCATCGAACATATCTCGGTCATGAACCCGATGAAGGACCTCCAGAAGGCGGGATTCGACCTCACGGTCGCACCGGTGGACGGGGAGGGCGTCATCGACGCCGCCTTCCTGGAGGAGGCGGTCTCAGCCGAGACGACGCTGGTCTCGATCAATGTTGCCAACGACGAGATCGGGACCGTGGAACCGGTGCGGGAGATCAGCCGGATCGTCCATGAACAGGGGCGCTACCTGCACATGAACGCCACCGCCGCCGCCGGACGGGTTCCGATCGATGTTGTCAGGGACGGGATCGACCTGCTGACCCTCTCCTCCAACGACCTCGGCGGTCCCCGCGGGGCGGCGGCGCTCTATATCGCTCCGGGGGTGCGGATCGCATCGGTGATGCCGGGGGGCGGTCAGGAGCGGGGACTGCGATCCGGGACCGAGAACCTGTTTGCCATCGCCGGCATGGGCGAGGCGGCACGGTATGCCGGGGCGGAGATGGCGGAGGAGATGGCGAGGGAGCAGGCGATCCGGGACGCCCTTGTCCGCGAGGTGCTGACCATCGACGAGTCGTATCTCACCGGGCACCCGACGGACCGCCTGCCCAACCATGCCAGTTTCCGATTTTCCCGGATCGAGGGGGAGAGCATCCTGCTGAACCTGGACACCCTCTTCGGGATCCAGGTGGCGACCGGATCGGCGTGTTCGTCCCGGACCCTGGAGCCCTCGCATGTGCTCCTCGCCATCGGTCTTGCCCACGAGGAGGCGCATGGGTCGGTGGTGATGAGCCTGGGGCGCCAGAACACACAGGCGGACGTGCCGGTGGTCGCCGATGCGATGGCGCGGACGGTCGAGCGGCTGAGATCGATCTCCCCGCTGTAGGAGGGATACCATGGAAGACAGACCACAGATCGGATATTCAAAAAAGGTGATGGACCACTTCATGAACCCCAGGAATGTGGGGGATTTTGCAGACCCGGACGGTGTCGGCACGGTCGGCAACCCCGTCTGCGGCGACCTGATGCAGGTCTCGATCAAGGTCGAGGACGATGTGATCACCGATGTCAGGTTCAAGACCTTCGGGTGCGGGTCGGCGATCGCCACCGCAAGCATGGTGACGGAGATGGCGAAGGGAAAGACGATCGAGGAGGCGGAGAGGATCACCAGATCGGATGTGGCCGACGAACTGGAGGGGCTGCCGCCGGTGAAGATGCACTGCTCCAATCTGGCGGCCGACGCCCTCCATAAGGCGATCGAGGACTACCGGGCACGGAAGAAGGAGGTGGCGGCGGCGCCGGGGTGAACGGATCTTCCAGTCTCCCCGTCACCACATGCAGGGGATGGTTATCCCTGGAACGAGCGGGGAACAGGGAATGCCCTCACATACCTTTATGGTCCCACCGCAAAAGCATATGATGTGATGAAACCCCTCCCCGGAACGATCCTCCTCTTTGCCTGCATTCTTGCCGTCTCCCTCATTGCCGGGTGTGCCGACACACCGTCGCCGACCCCGCCGCCCGGGACGCCGGTGCAGGTGGACCTCGAGACCGGTGATATCGGGCCGTTTTACGAGACGGCCGGGGCGTTCGAGGACAGGGTCATCTTCACTTTCATCCCGACCGGGACAGAGGTCTCGGAGTATCTGGTGACCTATGAGGTGCGGGTGGACGGCACCACCCGTGCCTCTGCTACGGAGAAACGGTTTGAGGGGATCAGCGCCTCGAACCCGATTCAGATCTCGGTCCCCAGGGAGGAGGGGGGGGTTGTCTGGATCTCGATCTCGATCGCCACGCCGGATGGCGTCACGGTCCATGAGAGCAGTTCGTCGATCGGGGCGG
This genomic interval from Methanofollis fontis contains the following:
- a CDS encoding GntP family permease translates to MQTLPAIAIVLALLAVATIRFRLNPFIALFSSAVLYGLMAGLPASSVVATAAQGAGTIFALLGPIVFAGSVIAVVVGREGNRERILQDIERFTRRPSAIGGIAGFLFAVPFMCCITAFIVVSPLLSCLQDRRTAMYAAAIGSVLSFTLIFPTPVTLAVAGSVAGFDAVSYSAVCIPLALALLAVIVWMGGAPRGSPGEETAVSGSGRSAWLTILIPLGCAALAVVHPVFGSESVAAFLLIGMGAALFLVPGDLRADMLGKGVRHAGIIIYDLCGAGAFGAVIIASGLPVEVAAIPQGMIPPFILPFCIAAIVQAAQGSRVVTAVITAEFISASGSVWSGSPASLVLLVAAGCLSVSAFSDPYFWLIRRTTNDPAEMVLKHYSLPLFLVSCVCAGAAFLIAGL
- a CDS encoding cysteine desulfurase family protein; this translates as MVYLDHAAASPVDPRVLAFCSRYLAGDYGNPSALYSLGLSARQALEEARERVAALIHAESPKSIVFTGSATESNNLAIRGTALRNRKEGTHLIVSAIEHISVMNPMKDLQKAGFDLTVAPVDGEGVIDAAFLEEAVSAETTLVSINVANDEIGTVEPVREISRIVHEQGRYLHMNATAAAGRVPIDVVRDGIDLLTLSSNDLGGPRGAAALYIAPGVRIASVMPGGGQERGLRSGTENLFAIAGMGEAARYAGAEMAEEMAREQAIRDALVREVLTIDESYLTGHPTDRLPNHASFRFSRIEGESILLNLDTLFGIQVATGSACSSRTLEPSHVLLAIGLAHEEAHGSVVMSLGRQNTQADVPVVADAMARTVERLRSISPL
- a CDS encoding glycerophosphodiester phosphodiesterase, producing the protein MFIVGHRGARARAPENTLRALERGIGCADVVEVDVRLSRDRVPVVIHDATLERTTDGRGAVGRFTANELARLDAGEGEKIPLLEEAVACAAGRAGLFVEIKERGSEEAVCRTLRDHPLDTIVVVSFHRESIERVRALLPGLRTGLISSRSDPDPVETAAAIGADAVLPGKDLLTADLVGRAHHRGLIVIPWVLNSADEVAKAGRLGADGFATDDPCAARGWLTPPEIPL
- a CDS encoding DsrE family protein, giving the protein MAGILYVQTSGTDTPERLYAPFILGMTAAAMDIEATIFFMIRGVTAVRAGEAEKIRIGTFPPLSEVMRQALDAGVRIYICEQSTQLLGIPRGDFIPEGTIAGGATLNDLALDADAVLTF
- a CDS encoding PAS domain S-box protein, whose amino-acid sequence is MYSVLLVDDEPALCEIARVFLERDGDISVTTALSGEDALSIFHAGHFDVVVADFEMPGMNGIDLLKTLNAEGSDVPLIIFTGRGREEVVIDALNNGAAHYLRKGGSPNIQFAELRHIILQVVKKNQAEKQLERRENEYLDLFEHMLNGFALHELVFDDAGTPIDYRFLAVNPSFENHTGLRADEIIGRTVREVLPDIEGTWIEDYARVAMTGVPVRFERYSRSLGRWFDVSAFSPALNQFATIIDNITERRTAESGLRSRLSALTRPAADLDEVTFPDVIDGEGVMEVQRNLFDLIGIRSMILGPDRAPVFEALERSDFCNIVSGSGAKKPFPFMDFLEDIGDSLCIKQDLCFEGTIVAAAPFIIEGQTMGYWVLCPATTAAPDPDQVRAYARSIGVDGEALIAAANALPRVSLRTFSMAAGFLASLAARFSDLGMKVLLQGRLLNELEHVEAALRDKDEMSSIIFSNVPAGVYLRDTDGKYLSVNPAYAAIVDLDEASIIGKTVYDLFDREFASVFDEADRRVILTGRRDLSVEMKARTPSGRSLWFTASRTPIHGAGGKVIGVVGLVFDITAQKKAREAVIDSEIRYREIFNNMRSGMAILTIDDGEVIVQDLNLAAERIDGIDRDKVIGRHLDQVMPMAREFGLIQAIQRVHQTGIPEHIPFVRKDRGNIVFWREGYFFRLPSDTVGVVYDDLTTIRQAELDLKTSERTYRTVIEDLQDVFLRTDFSGRLLMISPSGASLFGFSSPESMEGMNIVDRLFPDPGIWDQMVAEIRAKGSITDWEFELMTIDRRPIKVSASCHPWTDDDGVAVGVEGMIRDIRWKKKVEEELRSSKELLEGVIDAIQDVIAVQKPDHTIVRYNRAGYDLLNISPDEVAGRRCYELLGRSRICDPCATVAALKSKKIAQVERYIPEIGRYFICRSNPVVGPDGEVRLIIEQLTDITGRKRMEEALQQANKKLNILNSITRHDILNWLTALLGYIEIEKTTITDPSHLEIVGKEELAAYNIRRLITFTKEYQDIGVKAPVWQDIGGVTRSAVAHVGSKDLEVTIDLEGYEIYADPMLIRVIENLIDNSLRHGGHVHRLRFSAKQDKGDLRIIYEDDGVGIPDNEKPLLFKRGYGKNTGFGLFLSREILSITGLSMTEEGRAGEGVRFVITVPRVACREISR
- a CDS encoding transporter substrate-binding domain-containing protein — encoded protein: MYGEATGFDVESMRWIADREGFDVEFKQVSWDGIIPVLLSGNIDLVYSGMTITEERMEKVNFSHPCWTVNQTVIVVEDSP
- a CDS encoding sulfurtransferase TusA family protein, whose protein sequence is MSGDITPSREVDCIGLYCPMPIAVTKEEIEQIEVGEVLRVEADDPAAEEDILRWARRAGHEIVKFEKEEGILTFYIRRLR
- a CDS encoding type 2 periplasmic-binding domain-containing protein; this translates as MEENLIETGIIAGKTIKKIGSVFTNEQFGIAVRKDDAELRNKVNNGLDALMVDPCWQELNPEVQHGVIPPGISPFFL
- the nifU gene encoding Fe-S cluster assembly scaffold protein NifU, whose translation is MEDRPQIGYSKKVMDHFMNPRNVGDFADPDGVGTVGNPVCGDLMQVSIKVEDDVITDVRFKTFGCGSAIATASMVTEMAKGKTIEEAERITRSDVADELEGLPPVKMHCSNLAADALHKAIEDYRARKKEVAAAPG